AAAGTCGTTGCGGACATCCCCGTAGAATATCTCTACAGGTAGCAACTGCAAAGATACCAAATTGTCCGTTGGATGGACTAAAATCCTGACTCTTTCGCCAGACTCTATCAATTTTCTAACGAGGACATTTCCAAGATGTCCCGTACCACCAGTGATAAGGACCATGCAAACCACCTCTGCACTTAGTGATTTCTGATTTCCATTTTCTTTGAAAATTCCGCAAGCATTTTGAATGATTCTGTTAGTTTTTTTAATTCTCCTTCATTCATAGACGAGACTACCTCATTCAACAAATTTCCAAAAGAACGCTTAAATTCGTTAAATATAGCCTTTCCTCTTGGGGTAAGGGTTAGGTAGGAATGTCTCCTGTCTTCGATATCCTGAACTGCTTGTATGATTCCTTTCTTTATTAGAAGTTTCGTAGCAACACTGACTGCTGATTTTGAAATGTGGAGCTTTTTAGAGAGGTTTGTGTTTGACACATCTTTTTGGTTATCCGAAATAGCGGTGAATAGGAAAACGTAAAGTTCAGTGGTGCTCATATCTTCAATTTCCTGAAATTCAGGAAGCAAACTCACCATGTTCGTGATTATGTTTAGTATGTCCGAAAGCACTTCTTCAACGCATAGCGCATTCCATAGCTTTTCGGGTTCGTGAATTGTTGATTTTTCAGCAGCCGAGATGTCAAAACTACTATTCAAGCTTTTGTTAACCACTATGTATCCTCCCTTCCAATTGATTAACGCACTTTTCATTCTTCATTATATTAGACTGTTAATTTATTAAATAGTTCAAAAGATAAACTAATTTTTTTAGTCAATTTGTGATAAACATTCGAAAATGGTAGGTTAAGTGCATTTAGAGGTAATTATTTGTGTAAACTTTTACATGCTTTGTTATGCGCGAGTATGTGGAATTATGCTAAGTTTAAGCTTATTTCACAAACGGTTTAGAATATATATACACTATGCACGAAGAATATTTCTTTTGTTTATTCGCACTTAGAGAGGAGGCTTCTTATGGCAACTAAGGGAAGGTGGCAGTGGGGTGAGGTTAACAAGTCCAATTTTTCTAAGATCCGCACGACTATCGAGAGTGCGTTTTATGGTAATAACGTTGAACTTTTGACCTCAAGGAGAGAAGCATACAAAAAAGCTATGAAGTCTCCCGGCACGATAGTGACAGATTTACCGGTGTACAAACCCGAACTCTTGAATCTTGATGAAGGCACGAAGATCTTACTTTTCAACGATGGCGCTGTTGTCGGAAGGTTTTCAGGCGCAAGGAAGATAATCGGTATGCCGAATGTTAATGAAGATGTACTTGCGGAAGTTGTGAGAGAAGCAGTATATGGAACAAGATTTAGAAAGATGCACCATGCAATAAGCTATACCGGACTTCACGAAGATTTCATGGTTAAGAACCATATACTTATACCAGAGGGCTTTGAGAATACTGTATACAATTGGCTTCTGAATTTTCAGGATTTAACACCTGAGTATTCTTTGATGTACGAAAGATCTAAGGTTTTAAACGAGCCTGACATATACATATTCACAGATCCGGATTGGACTCATCCGGACTTTCCCGGAGGGCTTGCGTTATTTGACCCGAAGAATAATTGTGCTGCGCTGCTTGGTTTGAGATATTTTGGGGAGTTCAAGAAAGGAACGCTCACACTCGGTTGGTCGGTTGGAAATAGACAATCGTATGTAGCTTGTCATGGTGGCTTGAAGAAGTATGAATTTGACAGTCGAAGGTACGTTGCTGCGTTTTTCGGATTGTCTGGCTCAGGAAAATCTACTCTCACACATTCAAAGCACAATGGAAAGTACAATATCACAGTTCTTCACGACGATGCTTTGGTAATTAATCTTGAAGATTTGTCCTCAATAGCACTCGAACCTTCCTATTTTGATAAGACATCCGATTATCCGCTGACAAGCGAGGATAATAAGTTCCTTTTAACCATACAGAACTGCGGAGCGACTGTTGACGAACACGGTCGAGTTGTTCCGGTAATGGAAGATATCCGAAACGGAAACGGAAGGGCAATCAAGTCAAGGTTATGGTCGCCAAATAGGGTGGATAAGATAGATGAGCCAGTGAATGCTATCTTCTGGATAATGAAAGACCCTGTTTTGCCACCGGTTGTGAAAATAGAAGATCCAATCCTTGCATCGACGATGGGTGCAACGCTTGCAACAAAGCGCACGTCAGCGGAAAGGCTGCTCCCCGGTGTTGATCCAGAAGCTTTAGTCTTTGAACCGTACGCCAATCCGTTTAGAACTTATCCGCTTTCGGAAGATTATGAGAAATTTAAGAAACTCTTTGAAAAAGGTGTGGAGTGCTATATCATAAACACTGGATTCTATTTGAACAAGAAGGTACCGAAAGAGGTGACTCTCGAAATTGTTGAGAACATTGTCGAAAAGAAATCGAACTTTATCGAGTGGTTCGGCGGTCTTAAGATTATGGAGATACCAGGATTCGAAGTCAAGACATCGGAGTATGAATACAGAGAACTTTTAAGGGTTTCGCTTGAAAAGAGGATAGAATTCATAAACCAAAAAGACGGCGAGAACCAGGGATACGACAGACTGCCAAGAGAATGTAGAGATGCAATAGAAAATCTGATAGCTTTGCTTTAATTTTAGAAAAAGATATAGTCGTTTAATAAATTTAAAAGTAACTAAACAGAAACACCTCCGTTATTGAAAATGATTTGGATAATATATATAATTAGATTGTGTCTAAAAACAAACACGATGTAGATAACAAGTTTATGAGGAGGTGTTTTTATGGGTTTGCCACTTATTGGAGAAAGGGCTCCTGAGTTTACAGCGAAGACAACGCATGGAGTTATAAACTTTCCAAAGGATTACGAAGGCAAATGGGTAGTGCTTTTCAGCCATCCGGCAGATTTCACACCAGTTTGTACAACGGAATTTGTTGCGTTCCAAAAGAGGTACGATGAGTTCAAAAAGCTCAACGCAGAGCTTATAGGTTTGAGTATC
The sequence above is drawn from the Fervidobacterium gondwanense DSM 13020 genome and encodes:
- a CDS encoding MarR family winged helix-turn-helix transcriptional regulator, which encodes MVNKSLNSSFDISAAEKSTIHEPEKLWNALCVEEVLSDILNIITNMVSLLPEFQEIEDMSTTELYVFLFTAISDNQKDVSNTNLSKKLHISKSAVSVATKLLIKKGIIQAVQDIEDRRHSYLTLTPRGKAIFNEFKRSFGNLLNEVVSSMNEGELKKLTESFKMLAEFSKKMEIRNH
- a CDS encoding phosphoenolpyruvate carboxykinase (ATP), whose protein sequence is MATKGRWQWGEVNKSNFSKIRTTIESAFYGNNVELLTSRREAYKKAMKSPGTIVTDLPVYKPELLNLDEGTKILLFNDGAVVGRFSGARKIIGMPNVNEDVLAEVVREAVYGTRFRKMHHAISYTGLHEDFMVKNHILIPEGFENTVYNWLLNFQDLTPEYSLMYERSKVLNEPDIYIFTDPDWTHPDFPGGLALFDPKNNCAALLGLRYFGEFKKGTLTLGWSVGNRQSYVACHGGLKKYEFDSRRYVAAFFGLSGSGKSTLTHSKHNGKYNITVLHDDALVINLEDLSSIALEPSYFDKTSDYPLTSEDNKFLLTIQNCGATVDEHGRVVPVMEDIRNGNGRAIKSRLWSPNRVDKIDEPVNAIFWIMKDPVLPPVVKIEDPILASTMGATLATKRTSAERLLPGVDPEALVFEPYANPFRTYPLSEDYEKFKKLFEKGVECYIINTGFYLNKKVPKEVTLEIVENIVEKKSNFIEWFGGLKIMEIPGFEVKTSEYEYRELLRVSLEKRIEFINQKDGENQGYDRLPRECRDAIENLIALL